The Tamandua tetradactyla isolate mTamTet1 chromosome 6, mTamTet1.pri, whole genome shotgun sequence genome contains the following window.
tgaggtaattttttttgtttaatttgacTTCATATAAGTAATTGTAAAGGGTAAAAGATTAAATGGTAGAGTTTATAATGCTTCCATGCCAACTGAGGGTTATAAGATTGCTACCGTAATTGATTTCCCATTTGCCTTCCAGCCCACAGAAAACCGTTGTTAACTAAGTATTATGTGCAGTTTTCTCCCTCAATCGGAATAGAAATCAGCCACAAAGTCGCCAGTTTCTCTTGGATTTCCATTCCTCACCAACAGTGCCACACTTGTAGAAGCAAAGCTAAACAGCTGTTTTCTTTCACGTCTCCAAGTACTTCAATCTTTAAAACGTAATTCAGGGACTTTAAGTGGTGGAGTAAGGCATTACTCAGAAGAATCCAATAAAAAGGGGGAAGGGGAAGCAGACGAAGTATACTGATATTTTCTACCTTTATTTATAAAGAACACAACTGCTCCTCCTGACATAGTCACACAAACACTGACATATTCCAAGGAGGAACCcacaaaaacttaaaataaaataaaataattaaaaagggagaaagagagagccgGGGAGAGCAGCGGGACCTTATTTAACACCAGTCTTTGTACTCCAGACCAAGGTTTGACCAGGAACGCTTTCCTGAATAGGACATCTCACctcaaaagggaaaagaggccTTAACCTCACAGCTCCCAGTCTACCCACAGAGCAGAAAGGCCCCACACTCAGTCTTCAGCATCATCAAACTGTCCAGTTTCAAAGACCATCTTGGAATAATGGGGTATCAGTGGAGGTGGATGGTGCCAGCTGGGGTCATAGATCATGTCTCCTTGTGGGGCACAGCACACCCAAGGTTTGACCTCTTGAGAAATGCTCCCCTGGATGTCATCAGCATCTGCaggcagttttaaaatataggttgAAGGGAGGTGGAAACGGAGAAACATATATGTTTCAGTGAACAAGCACTGGCACTTATTTTCTTAAAGACACACACACTTGCTAACTCTGTTCTCCTTTCCTGATGACCTGCAAAACATGTCCATTCTGAAGCACACCATGGTGAGCTTCCCAGACAAGGGTTCTTGGCAGTGCAGAGAAGCAACTGGATAATAAAGTACTTCTGGCTGCTGCAATACATCCattcatgcaaatattttttaagagaGTAACACTTTTAATGTTAAAACAAACTGCTACATTATAGAATCAACTGCAAACTTTGCATGTCCTTTTGTCAATATGAATCTCAGCTGCCAAAGAAACTTCAGACTTTCAATGGATACCAGGCTGACTTACGGATGTGGGTCCCACTTCCAAGCTATCTTTAAGGGTAAGTTTGATTGGAAGGTCTGAGGAGCCATTGTTGTACTTACCATATGGATTCTCTTGATCTGTTTTCAATTCCAAGTCCCAATCCTCATTAAACAGATCAGCAGTCTGCACCTTGGACATGCTGTCGGACATTCCTTCTGGCAGCTCCCAGGGATTTGGCTCTCCTTCAGAATCTTCATCTTCCAGAGGAAAGCCTTCCTCTTCAGAGTGGGTGCCTTCATCATGGGAAGGGGTATCATTTGTGATGCTCTGTGCTCCACTGGCTACAAAACCGATAAAAGCAAAGTCTTCAAATAACTGACAAACCAGAAAGAACTACTAGCATGCTTGGATGGCATGGGGAAAGCACAATAATTGGGGTAGGCAGGCATTAAAAATCACTCATACAGAGCTTGGTAATGCATTTGGAAAAATTCTTGGCAGACTTACACAGAAGGTCGTAAACAAGTGTACAGAGATCTTAGCCACCAGagcactaaaaataacatttttgttcTGTTTACATTTTTAGAAGTAgggttatttcttttaaataagatGCTTTGCCTTTAACAAGGCCCCTAACTGCTAAGTCTTGTAATTTACAGCAGGGAGCCAGCAGTTTATATTTTCAGGTACTTTACATGTCATGGAGGCAAAGGGTCTCTGGAAAAAACACTTTCACAATACAAGCGTAGactgaatttttgcccttctgCTTCCCACTTCCTCCTCCCATTAGAGGTGAGCTAGGGGCACAAGGCGAGAGGGCAGGAACGCAGGCAAAGAAGAGCAAAAGCTGTCCAGTCACAACAGGCAGCCACCACAGAGCCACCGGACATCGGGGAGGGCTCAAAGACTCATTTTCAAAAGCTCtcaaaataacagaagaaagtcTGGCGAAGGATAATGCACCTCCAAGCATATGGTATGGTATGGCGGTATGGTGATGCCAGTTCAGACCAAGAAAAGAATCAGCCTTAGAACAGTCATGCTTTCAAGTGCATAATAATAAGAACAGCTATAAGCAACCAAGTACCAGTTCAGGGCATGGGTTCTCAAGCCAGACTACGAGTTCAAATCCCAGATCTGACAATTATTAAATGGGTGATTAAGCTAAAATTCACTTAActattctgtgcctcagttttctcatctgcaaaatgaagacagggttattatgagaattaaaaaagaagaaaaagaacaagaaacacTTAAAACTGCGCCTGCCACACAATGAGTATACAAGTGCTACTTCCTGTGACTATACCTACAGTGTGCTTGGCGCTTTGTCTAAAGCAGTGTTTTCCAATAGAATTTTCGGTGATGACAAGAATCATCTATAATCTGCTGTCTGATAAGGCAGCACCAGCCACATGTGTATACTGGAAATGTGGCTGATGCAACTGAGGAGCTGaactcttcattttatttcattttaattaattttaatttaaatagcacCAGTTGCAAGTGGCTATTGTATGGGTTAGCACAGTACTAGACCTCCTCCCTCAATCTTCAGAACAACGTCTTGGGTAGttattattactcccattttcAAGACGCAGAAAGGCTAAGTGTCTCACCTAAGGCCACAAAGCTACAATCCGGGATGCTCTGACCCAGagctgaaaattttcttttagcattttttattgtgaaatatagcacaggcacaaaaaagtgataaatttcaaagtatattttaacaagtagttatagaacaaatctcaaagtatggtatgggttatagttgtacagttttaggtttttccttctaactgctctaagatactggagaccaaaagaaatatcaatatgattctgCAGTCATggcatttgttaaaacctatcttctcacTTCCAATTCCTCtatctcctctgatccttctcccaatctttaaggatatttgggcaatgaccattctaacttcttcatgttgaaaaggggtgttgtcaTTATGAGTAAGGGGATGCAACTGGTGGATGCAGAGCAGAAAAGTATCACGATTTTTCCCCAAAGATAGGCTCCAAAGCCTATGCTTGTTCCACTGTCCCAAGCAATTTCCCTCAGTGGAAGGGAGGGGTTTTTAAGGAAGCTCCAGCAGGGCTTCCAGACTAGGGCACTGTTGAAACACTAGGCAGAGAAAACAACTTGGCAGCAGAGGAAAGGACTGGCTAGAAGGATACAGTAACAAGTTTAGAGACAGCCCTCCTAGCCACACCCTCATCTCCTCTTCAATCTCTGCCAGCTACTTGCCTAGCCGATCCATGGCCTTCTGAGTCTCTGTCTCCTTTGGCTGGGGGTGGTCAGGTATGGCAAATCCAATCTGCAGGAAGAAGAAACAATTACCTGGGGATCTGGATATCTGGAGCATGCCTTATAAAGCTGCTGTCTCAACTCCAAACCTATCCTTCTATCCTCCACTTTGTGAAATAGGGACTGGGACTCTGCAACTCACATTTTGACTTTGCCTGTCAGACTGGCAAGGCTGGAAAAAGGGACTTGCTCCTTCCTATCCCTGTAACATCACCCCAGCAATACTTCACCCCCAGCAGCAGGAGTTCCTATAGCAGTAGCTGAATTCATTTAGTTTTCCAACACTCCCAGAACCAGCCTCATGGAGGCCAGGGGCGGGAGTTGGGGGAGGACCCTCTTTAGAAGATGGGATCCCAGAACCTCAAGGCCTCCCCTCCAGCTCAGGAATCCCAAGACCAGCTGGGGCACTGCCCCCTTCTTGGAGATCAGAATTTTCGTTCTGCAGGGTCTCTCCACTATGCTGTTAAGCTTTAATAATCCCACCCCCATGCCTTTGTTCCCTCAGCCCTAGGGCTGGTAGCTGGTTTCTGCAGTTGCCACCTATGTGTTcactttttcctctttcagttaATTGGTTAACTTTATAACTAGTTAACAAGTCTTTCTatcaagttttcttttaaataactcGTATGATTTCTGTCTCCTGGCCAATACATGGCAGGGCAGGAGGGAGCTTTGGTTCCTCGGCAATACTAAACACCTAAGGGGATCCCTCTAACCTAACACAGAATTCTGTAAGAGGATCCCAATAGATGGATATCTTCCCCTAAAGCAAACCAGATGTATCTCTACTCCTACCAGTCAAAAGTTCCTGAAAGCAGATCAGCTCCAAAACCTCTTTCCAGATGAAACAAGAAATGTTCCCAGCCTGCCTGATttcaatcccagctctgccacttggagTGTGACCCTGGTCACATCATTTTAACAACCGTGCCTGGGTTTCCTTCTCTGCAAACTGGGTCAATTGTTCCATCCTCACAGAGGGCTTACTATAACATTTATGAAAACACCTAGCATGTAGCAAGAATCCAACACTTGTTGAATTTAAAtctattcttcttttctcccaCATCTAAACTGGACTTGGCACCTGCCCAAGACTTACTTCAGCATAAAAAAAATTACCACTGATGATCTAATCATGAAATTGAATAATCATCAATTGAATAAGCAACTTAATTATTCAATTCCACCTTATGTGGTCAGAGATAGCCCTTGGGCAGTGCTGCCACAGGTGGGGCCTCTCAGCCAGACCACTGCAATATGCAATAGCCTCCTAAACACCTCTTTCTTGTCCAGCCTTACAGTGTTCATGGCCACTCTGCTCTCAAACCTACAACAGCCCTCCATTGCCTGAGCAGAGAATCAGTCATGGCATTCAAGCCTCCTCCAAGCCGGATCCCCTTGAACCTGTTGCACATAatcctctcttccctctccctgaCCAGAGCTCCAAGCCATCTGCTCCCACAGTTTCTCTTCTACATCCTTTGCAGGCACCACACGCTTACCCTGGAGAAGCAGCACACATCCCTTCCTATTCTCATCCTATTCTGCATTCCCAAGTAATCTTATTTGTAAGTCTATCACTACATTCTTCACATCCTACATTGGTCAAGCATTCCATTCATCCACCCAACTACTTAGGTGTCTTTTCACGTGCTAGGCACACTACACTGGACGCTGGGGAAACAGCTCTACACTGAGGGTTCCCACCCTTAAGATGCTTACCCTAACCAGGGATTATAGATCAGAAACAAGAGTAGGTGATGCCTCTAACAACGGCCTTTGAAAAAAGCAGGAGCTGTCTGGCGCGCAAATGAACACAAGTTTCTGGAAACCCTGCGTCAAACGAGGCCTTGTGGTTTCAGTTAGCATAAAAGGAGAGCGTGCATGTGGCATCATCTGGTTTAAGATGAGAAGCATCCCCACCAATGAACATATGTCGTTAAGGTAAATTTTCTTCCCTGGCCGCCCTCACCTGTCCCCTGCCCAAGCCCCAGCCCCCGTCGGTTTCCGCAGGGCTCGGTTATCGGTAGCATCTCCCATTTACCAAGTACGCACAGGCGTGAGGagatagctttccctcccctcccGGCTTGCCCACCTACGTCCTCGGGAGTTCCAGCCACGCAATGGCGCGGCTCTACAGCCCCACGGCCCGGCCGTTTCCAGCTCGAGCACGCGCCCAAACGGCGCTCGGCATCAGCGGAGCGGCCGGAGGCGCTTCCCCAGCTCCGCGGCCCCTGCCCAGCCCGACCCGGCGAGCCCCACAACTTCCCGCCCCGGGTTGCAGATCGTGGCTGCCACCGGCCCCGGCGCGGCGCTCACCCCCGGGCTGGGGGACGCCTCCCGCGCGCTCGGCAGCGTCGGGCACCGAGGCGGCTCCGTGGCCCCCGGCTCCTGGGCCCGGGCGGCCTGAGGGTCCATGCTAGGAGACTCCGGCCCTGGACGCTCCTCGGCCACGTGATGCGCTGGCCTGGCTACCAGCCGGAGGAGACGCCGCAGAGGGGCCAATCAGCCGGGGGTGCTCCCGACCGAGAGGGGCGGGACACCGGGGTCACGAGGAAGTGGGGCGGAGCGGCTCAGGGGGGGCGGGGCGCTCCCGAGCAGGGAAAACCCCCTACCTACCGGTCCGAGAATCTGAAGCAAACTGGGGTATGATTTTTTGCTCATCAAGCAACCTTAATGCAGTCTTTTGGGACATTAAGTTAG
Protein-coding sequences here:
- the COPRS gene encoding coordinator of PRMT5 and differentiation stimulator, coding for MDPQAARAQEPGATEPPRCPTLPSAREASPSPGIGFAIPDHPQPKETETQKAMDRLASGAQSITNDTPSHDEGTHSEEEGFPLEDEDSEGEPNPWELPEGMSDSMSKVQTADLFNEDWDLELKTDQENPYDADDIQGSISQEVKPWVCCAPQGDMIYDPSWHHPPPLIPHYSKMVFETGQFDDAED